One window from the genome of Leishmania mexicana MHOM/GT/2001/U1103 complete genome, chromosome 18 encodes:
- a CDS encoding putative dynein-light chain-protein — MADHSSENSTAAGTVNSDLDVTCPGADGATLGNSSRTDETSKNATTSGQDVSENQQESAASGVPDGANDEAAVSLEKATAANTNNEGSGGQEENGEADEDEDEDEDDTGHWERVAASDVKNIILQVLSPYFDDDVGDGAAAVPGGDLAAIPSASGPSAPAIEEDRNGDDTAQRYDHFKAEEWVALVCDGIMERLVALGKPFKFVVHAMVMRKCGAGVHVCSSCYYAPMDGWLSHAHDLSAHLYAVVTVYWCAV, encoded by the coding sequence ATGGCTGACCATAGCTCCGAGAACTCGACAGCGGCAGGGACCGTAAACAGTGATCTAGATGTCACGTGCcccggcgccgacggcgccacgCTCGGGAACAGCTCCCGTACTGATGAGACCTCCAAGAATGCGACGACAAGTGGGCAGGACGTGTCAGAAAACCAACAAGAATCGGCCGCTTCGGGCGTGCCAGACGGTGCGAATGACGAGGCAGCAGTGAGCCTGGAAAAGGCGACGGCCGCTAACACCAACaacgagggcagcggcggccaagAAGAAAATGGCGaagcggacgaggacgaggacgaggacgaggacgacacCGGGCACTGGGAGCGTGTTGCGGCGAGTGATGTCAAGAATATCATCCTGCAAGTGTTGAGCCCATacttcgacgacgacgtcggcgATGGGGCCGCTGCAGTCCCTGGTGGTGATTTGGCCGCTATACCGTCCGCATCGGGACCTTCGGCTCCGGCAATCGAAGAAGACCGCAACGGTGACGACACGGCGCAACGCTATGACCATTTCAAGGCCGAGGAGTGGGTAGCGCTGGTGTGCGACGGCATCATGGAGCGCCTGGTCGCCCTTGGAAAACCGTTCAAATTTGTCGTGCACGCGATGGTGATGCGCAAGTGCGGGGCaggcgtgcacgtgtgctcTAGCTGCTATTATGCCCCCATGGATGGTTGGCTGAGCCACGCCCACGACCTCTCCGCACACCTCTACGCGGTTGTGACGGTGTACTGGTGCGCCGTGTAG
- a CDS encoding putative elongation factor Tu: MFRSCVRRLAPKAKEAFVRGKPHLIIGTIGHVDHGKTTLTSAITTVLAKRGQAQALDYFAIDKSPEEKSRKITINATHVEYESEKRHYGHIDCPGHMDFVKNMITGAAQMDGGIIVVAATDGVMPQTREHLLICSQIGLPALVGFINKVDMTDEDTCDLVDMEVREQLEKYKFPAEETPIVRGSALKAVEGDAKYEENILELVRKCDEWIPDPPRNTDKPFLMAIEHVYEIGKDKKSVIVTGRVDQGVLKLNTDAELAGFSVKKSTVRVTGIEMYHKTLSECMPGDSVGVSIVGTGDTISLSKDNVERGMVMAATGSTNLYNKVKAQVYVLTKDEGGRHTGFSPHYRPQLFFHCADVTADMSFPEAEKHREELNKKFGRGPEEDKQKEAEMKEFESKLVCMPGDNRELILTLAYPMPIEKGLKFTIREGKITVGWGAVVETMGLDTKVNIEGKRIAAKPVTGKKKK; encoded by the coding sequence ATGTTTcgctcgtgtgtgcgccgccttgcccccaaggcgaaggaggcgtTTGTTCGTGGTAAGCCGCATCTCATCATCGGCACCATCGGTCACGTCGATCACGGCAAGACGACGCTGACATCGGCCATCACGACAGTTCTGGCGAAGCGCGGtcaggcgcaggcgctggacTACTTCGCCATCGACAAGTCCCCGGAGGAGAAGAGCCGCAAGATCACCATCAATGCCACGCACGTCGAGTACGAGTCGGAGAAACGCCACTACGGACACATCGACTGCCCCGGTCACATGGACTTTGTGAAGAACATGATcaccggcgctgcgcagATGGACGGTGGCATCATTGTGGTGGCGGCCACCGACGGCGTCATGCCGCAGACACGCGAGCATCTCCTGATCTGCTCGCAGATTGGGCTTCCGGCGCTCGTAGGGTTCATCAACAAAGTGGACATGACGGACGAGGACACGTGCGACCTGGTGGACATGGAGGTGCgtgagcagctggagaaaTACAAGTTTCCGGCGGAAGAGACGCCCATCGTGCGCGGCTCGGCCCTCAAGGCCGTCGAGGGCGACGCGAAGTACGAGGAGAACATCCTCGAACTGGTGCGGAAGTGCGACGAATGGATCCCCGACCCGCCGCGCAACACAGACAAGCCTTTCCTTATGGCCATTGAGCACGTTTACGAGATCGGCAAGGACAAGAAGAGCGTCATCGTGACCGGCCGCGTCGATCAGGGCGTGCTGAAGCTCAACACAGACGCCGAGCTGGCCGGCTTCAGCGTCAAGAAGTCGACGGTGAGGGTGACGGGCATCGAGATGTACCACAAGACGCTGAGTGAGTGCATGCCCGGTGACTCCGTCGGCGTCAGCATTGTCGGCACCGGCGACACGATCAGTCTCTCCAAGGACAACGTTGAACGCGGCATGGTAATGGCGGCAACGGGTAGCACGAACCTGTACAACAAGGTGAAGGCGCAGGTGTACGTGCTGACGAAGGATGAGGGCGGCCGCCACACTGGCTTCAGCCCCCACTACCGCCCGCAGCTCTTCTTCCATTGTGCTGACGTGACGGCGGACATGAGCTTcccggaggcggagaagcacCGCGAGGAGCTCAACAAGAAATTCGGCCGCGGCCCCGAGGAGGACAAGcagaaggaggcggagatgaaaGAGTTCGAGAGCAAGCTCGTCTGCATGCCGGGCGACAACCGCGAGCTGATCCTGACGCTGGCGTACCCGATGCCCATTGAGAAGGGTCTGAAGTTCACCATCCGTGAGGGCAAGATCACCGTCGGCTGGGGCGCCGTGGTGGAGACGATGGGCCTCGACACGAAGGTGAACATTGAAGGCAAGCGCATCGCCGCGAAGCCGGTGACgggcaagaagaagaagTAG